One Helianthus annuus cultivar XRQ/B chromosome 12, HanXRQr2.0-SUNRISE, whole genome shotgun sequence genomic region harbors:
- the LOC110893263 gene encoding laccase-17-like produces MTRLCHTRSMVTVNEKFPGPRIVAREGDRLLIKVNNQVSNNITIHWHGIRQLRSGWADGPAYITQCPIQTGQSYVYNYTVVGQRGTLFWHAHISWLRASLYGPLVILPKLNVPYPFSKPYKEVPIIFGEWFNTDPEAIIAQATQTGGGPNVSNAYTFKRTFAGLQEML; encoded by the exons ATGACAAGACTTTGCCACACGAGGAGCATGGTGACAGTGAACGAGAAATTTCCAGGTCCACGTATTGTAGCTAGGGAGGGTGACCGCTTGCTTATCAAAGTTAACAACCAGGTCTCCAATAATATTACAATCCATTG GCATGGTATTCGTCAGCTACGGAGTGGATGGGCAGACGGGCCCGCTTACATAACACAATGCCCCATTCAAACGGGACAGAGTTATGTGTACAACTATACGGTGGTTGGACAAAGAGGAACTTTGTTTTGGCATGCACATATATCATGGCTACGAGCGAGTCTCTATGGCCCTCTTGTCATTCTCCCAAAGCTTAATGTCCCATACCCTTTTTCAAAGCCCTATAAAGAAGTTCCCATCATCTTTG GGGAGTGGTTTAATACTGATCCAGAAGCCATAATTGCCCAAGCAACACAAACTGGTGGAGGTCCAAATGTGTCTAATGCCTATACCTTTAAACGGACATTTGCTGGTCTTCAAGAGATGCTCTGA